The Patescibacteria group bacterium genomic sequence TTTCTGTTCTTCTTCTTTGGAGCCCTTTGGGAAGGGGAAGTAGTTTTTGAAAAAAGATAAGAATTATAAGATAGCCCCAGTTTTTCTAATATTATCCACATCAAGAAATCCTGATGAGCCCTTCTTAACTCTTCATCTTCATACCAATCTTTCTTTATAAGTTCATCGGCAACCAGAACTCCAAAATACTCATCTGAATCTGAAGCCTTTTGAAAAAGTTCTTTAAGATGACTGAGTTCTACAACTTTTCCAATCCGTTTAATGAGTGTAATTATTCTCCACGCTCTGTCAAACTGATTTTTAGGAATCCTATGCCGAAGATCAGCCCGCTGAATGTCTAAAAAACCAAGAATGATTTCTATTCCTTCATCTACATCTTCCAGCTCTAGACATTCAGCTCCGCGAAGGAATAAATATTCCACAAAGTTACTTATCTCATCGGAAGCCCTGCGATGGTCTCTTGTATATTCGTCGACAATATCCATGGTTCTGCCTGGATATTTATCAATGTATACCCTCAAGCCATCAAACCCCCTTAAAGCCTCCTCTCTATCAGCACGCTGGGCTGAATCCTCTTCTTGATTTTCTGATTCAGAAGTCAACATTGCTACTAGCTCTTCTTGGAGTGGATGATCTTCTTTTTTATGACTGAGTTCACCGTCCACGTCCACAATTTCTTTTGCTAAGAAATGGGCTTCCTTGAATCTTTTTCGAGAATAAAACAAAGCAAATAAAACTTCCTTTTCCGTTCGCAATAAGTCCTCGAACTTTTTGTCTTGCTTTTTGATAAAACGTTGAAGTAATCTAATCGCTTCATCAGAATTTTTTTCTTTTAAATGAGATAAAACGCTATTCCAGATTTTTTGGGGATTCCCCTTGGAATATGGTGGGAGAAAAGGGAAAATAAAGATGTTTTCAAGAGACAAATTGTCATAGTTACCTTTTATTATCTCTTTAAGGACTTGGTTAGATCTTTCCCGCTTTTCTTCTAACTCTTTTTTAACTATTGCTTCACTTTCCTGTTCTTCATTACCTTGGGAATAATTGGCTATTTCATTTCTTATATCTTGAATCCAATTTTTAATGGTTTGATTAAGATCTTGTCGGTTAACACTTTCTTCAATTAGGGCTTTAACCAAATTATAGTTCCCATCGAAATAATAAACCATAATTTTTAGGATTACGGCTACCCCATCCAAGTGTGGGCAGGAAAAATCCGGAAGCTCAAGAATTTGTTTTCGAATATCCTCTCTTCTGAGTAAGTGTATATATTGCTCGGAAGTATCATGGCTAGACATTTCTTCAGAATTCCATAGTTCAGTCAATGGGCTCCATGCCAGCATTAAACATTGCATAACATTGATGGGGCATATTAATGGGCCAAAGGTTGCCAGCACTTTGGCTAAAATATTGTCTCCGCAATCAATCTGACGGTAGGGCATCTGAAAATCCTTGGGGGATTTTTCAATTGCGATTTGACAGGCTTCTATATCGCCGAAAAATAAGAGCTTTGAAAGAACTTTTTCAACTTCGTTCTTATTTATTTCTCCTGTATACTGCAAGAAATTACGCGCTGATTCAAATAAAGATAATTTATCATCAATGCGCGCTATAGTGAGCGAAAGGTGATTCCATAACTGCGCATTCTTTGGATAGGCAGAAACCCCTGATTTGAGCATCTTAATAATTTCATTTTCAGAGGCATCATCTTCAACATCTGAATGCCGTCCTGCTATTTCGGCTTTCTTAGACCTTTCTTCATATATTTTTTCAACACAGTAAGAGGCGAGTATAAACATATTAGGACTAGGCTTTTCGGCTTGACCAATGGCTCTTTGATAATATTTAAGTGCCTCTTCATAACGTTTTTTGCGAAGGAAACCATTTCCTCTGTTTTCATTCGGGTTCATTAGATCATATCCTCCTTTCAAGGAATGAATTAGTAAAGAACATTAACGGTTTAACTTTAACCTTATAATAATAGAATATTTTCGTATTTAGTCAATGAAATATGGTTTTACTAAAAAATGTCTTTAATAAGCCATTTTAATGCAAGCTGGGCATAAGGTACGATCTTCAAACCTTTTTTATGTTGAATGAATGGGAATGCCCTGTAAAGACAGCAACTTTGATAGGTTAAAAGTTGAAGGAATTACTTTCAAAACGAAAAGGTGCTGGCAAAAATAGAATCAACCCCTATTTCCCTATTTCCTCCTAGTTACCATTTGCAATTTTCTTGGCTCCAGCATATTGAGGATTAATCCATTTAGGAACCTGCTTCTTCCCTGTGACTCTCGTTTTAAGTATGCTAAAAATATATTCTAATTGTTTTGTTTCTTCTGGGGTATAAGTGATTTTTTTAAATTTCCTTTCTCCATGCCCCGGAATTTGATGGGTTCTTTTTCTTGCTTCATACATAATCAGAACCGCCGCCTTCCACAAAATGAATTCTCTGGCCTTCTTTGTTCTTAATGGATATTTTTCAAAGTGAGGAATAACTGCCTTTACCAAATCTGGAATTGAGGTTACTTGCCATTGAGCTTGACCATAAGCATGCAAGAGTTTCAATGATTTTGGATTTGATACTGCAAAGTTTCCGCAACCATTAAAATATTTTTGAATATCTTTTAGAATACTTTGATCGTCACCTCTAAGATTAATTGCAAATGCGGCTTTCCAATAAAAATAATGAAAAATTTTACTTTTCTTTTGTTGTTTATCCTTCCTAACATAAATTGTAAAGCACCCCTCTCCGTCGGTAAATCCTGTAATATAATATGGATGAATCATGATTTTTTATGAAAGTCTAATGCAATAATTTTTTGGGTAAACTATCCATACTTCTTTGAAATCACTGTTATGAAAAATAATTTTAAATTTTTCTGTTACATTATTTTTGACTCGCGTGGTGACATTCCAGAATCCGTCCAGTAGAAGAATTATTTCTTTTCTCTCTTTGCGATCCAGATTCGACAATTTTATGATTTCTTTTTTCCATTGGTCGATTAATGGGTGGCACTCTCCTTGATCAACTATTCTTAAAAAGCTGCCAATTTTTTTATCGTTAAGATATCTTCTTGCTTCGGGATCAAAAGTTTTGATTTGTAGTTTTAATACTTTTTTGATATCAGACTTACTATTTATTAAAACATCAATAGAGTCATCAATGTTGGGTTGGATTTCTGACAGAATGTAATTTGTTTGATTTTTTCTATTATAGAATTTAACAAATCTGGAGGCAACTTGTAGTTCTTCAGGTTTATGGGGATCATCCGAATTTTTTATTAGTTTTTGAATTTGTGCAATTGTTTTGCATATCAACATTATTTTTTATAACAAAAAGTAAAATATCTATCTTTAATTATGTCTCGAAATTGGTATTAAGGCAAACATTCTGCTTCTTTTAGCTATTTCTATAATATGCCTATTTGTTTTATTGACAAAAGGCATTGAAAGAGGTAAATGTCCGAGGGGCCATATGCCAATCTTCTAAAATACTCCGGCTACATCCGTACTTGTAATGGCCGCCGAGACCTTCTCCATGTGTTTCAGTCATCCTTGATAGTATTTGATCACAACTACAACCATATGTATAGTCCATATTAAAGTTTTTGGATGGCTTTTTTCCTTTACTTGCAGTAGTTTCCCAGCTATCCCCATCCCACATCCAACGGTTTACTCCAAGCCTTATCGAGGGATCATCTGCAACTGTTTCTGGACATTGATCATCTGTATTCAAAACTCCATCGCCATCTTCATCAACTTCGATGTTAGTAGTGTCAGCGAGGCACCGAACAGAATAACCGAACGCCTTTTGATAGTTGGAGCGGTAAATCATATCATTGCCAGAACCCATGCCACGATTCCACATGTAAGAAGGGACTATGTGTGGGAGTAATTGTTCAGAGGATGACAAAAAATGAATAGCTGGCTCACGCTTGTCAAAAAAACTGTCTTCCCCATTCGTTTCATGGTTGCCAGCTCCTATCGCATCAAAACCGGAGCTTCCGCCGAGCTTGAGTTTAGTTCCAGCATCGGCACAGCCCCAACCCAACCTTGCCGCATCACATGTCTGCCCCGGTGTTTTTAGATAATTTTCCAGTATATAAAATTCCTCATCAGTCGGGATGTGCCAACCGTTGGGACAGATGCCTTGATTGAGAGTTGGAATACTGCAAGAAGTCAGATTGCAAGAATCAGGCAGGGCGTTGGCTTCGGCCCAGGTATATAATCCTCCTTCGCTGGTGCAATAAGCTAGAGAATTGTCATAACACCATTTTGAAAAAGTGTTTGGATCATTGAGGGTTGGAGCGGTGTCATCAGGGGTTTCAAAATTCCCTATCATTTCTCCAGCATTGAGATTTTTTTTGAACCAACATTGGGTGCCGATGAGAACTGTATTGTAGGTAACGCCTCCGTATGAGCAAGCGTTTCCGCAGGTCGTCGAAGCGCTACATTCAGCTGCCTTAGTATCTTTTGGAAAAAGAATTATAGCTCCGGCCAGCATGATTAGGATCAGTAGACATTTTTTGATCTTTATGTTTTTCATAGGTTTTTAGTTGATAATAAAAAAGCAAAACGCCTACCCTCAATCTCAAAAACTTGAATCGGATGATTAGTAAACATTTTGCTTGTTTTAGCTCTTTTTATGATATACCTATTCGGTTTTCTTGGTAAACGGGTTCAAATATTGTAATTTCGAACTTTTTTGATTTTTAACATTCGAACTCTTTGTCTTTGGCTTAATGCAACCGAGAATAGACCGTTTTTAGCTCGGTCATCCTAGCAAGCTGGGGAGGCAGGATCTCTCGGCAAGCTCGAGATTAAACATTACCTCTCTAACCTTTCGACAGTCTCAGGGCCTTTACTAAGTTTTTTGAGAAGATCGATATTTTGCTTAATTAACGCTAACTTCTTTGGGAAGCTCCATTTTTTAAGTTGAATTTCTCTATTTTCAGCGTCTTGCCGTCTATTATATTTTTCATAATAAACAAGCCTTATATCAGAAAACCTCTTGGTGTAGAATGATTTTTTATTTTTATGTTGAGAGATTCTTTCTTGAAGGTCATTCGTGATACCAATATAAAAGATTTTCTGATTGCAAAGAAGAATATATGTATACCACATTTTTTGAGGACAGGCCCTGAGCCTGCCGAAGGGCTGGGCATAAGGTACGATCTTCGAACTTTTTTTGTCCTTAACGAATGGAAAAATGAGTTTATAAAAGAAAAAAAGGTTAGAGTCCGGAAAGTCTATGCGTAGGATAGATTGTGCCAGCCAAAGACAGCAACTGTCATTGTTTAAGCTTAGGTTGAATGTTATTCAATTTTTGGTTTTTATTTATTTTCAAATACTTTTAACGTTTAATTCTAATTTCTTAATTCTTTTTTCATGATTTTCAAGATCATCGGAAAAACGGCGGTTCTGTGAGTATTACATGGTGTTTTCCTGGACTAAAGTTTCCAGATTTTTAGCTATTTTATCATTGCTAGTTAAAACCTGATCAAATTTTTCTGACATTTCCTCTCTAAGATCATTTTCGAGATTTTTTAAATCTTGTTTGGTCGCAAAAACCTCTTCCATGGCTGGAATTAAAACTTCCCGAATATCTTTAATGGTTAATGGTTGGTTGTCTATCGGTTTAGGCATAGATCTATGTCTTTAGTATAACATTCTATTAAGATAAGTTAAAGTGTGGATAAAAATATCGTTTAGATTTTTTATTATTCAAATTTTGGTTAGATTATTCGTGCGCCTTATCGCTTTAATCGCTTTTTTAACATCTCTGGTTATTTCCCACTGTTTGGCACTTTTATTCCTGACTCTGATTTTAGTAAAGATTTTCATTGCCTCTTTACGTTGTTTGGTTGCAGAATTCATAAATTTTACAGGAATAAGTAATATTAGGTAAATGGAAGGGAAAATACAATCATGATGGAGAGTTTTATTGTTAAGGTATAAGACTTTAACTAATCAATGAATTTATTTTAGTAAAATTTGCTGCCAGTATCTTTCAAGATATCGGATAACTTCTCGCCAAGCATTCTCTAATAGATTATTCGGGCTATCAAAGTCTTTTCTAACTTTACCTCCGGAACCTACAGAATGGTGAGTAACCTCTCTCCAATCAAGATATTTATGTTCTTTTTTGAATTTTGGGAATCTAAAGCGAATATAACTGCCATTGATTTCTATAGCTGGCAAAAACCTGCCATGTAGTATTCTGTTTCTGTATTGCCTCAAAAAAGAGAGAGGATCCTTTATTTTTGACCTCCATGCAATTCTTGCCTTCCGACCTTCTTTTGTGGACCATGCTTTATAAAGTTTGGGGTTTATAAAGCGTTCTAAAAGTTCGTCAGCAACATCTAGGCACGCACAAAGTCTCGTGATACCCTCAATAAATTGGTCTATATTTAAAATGCAAACATTTTTAAGCTCATATACTCTTGCTAGATGTTTCAAGGCAGTATAATGTAGTTGCGCAATACATATATCATTGGCTGTTTTTTTAATTCTTTTTAATTCTTTGTCGGTTTTAAAGAATATATTGTGGGGACGATTAGTAAGAGCAACGATTTTCTTTTTCCAGAACTTTTCATAACTGGGGAATTCACTTGGCAGAAATAAAAACCAACATTTTTGTTCTGTATCGTCACCATCATCTTTTAAATGGTAGATTTTTTTTATTTTTAGTATTGTAGCTTTAGATTTACTTCTATTTTACCTCTTTCATTTTTATGGAGCAAATAAAAAAGGACAGTGTTTATCTGTCCTATTAGAGACTTGTTTTTCCCTAATTAATAATGAACTCTGTTTCGAGTTCATTATTCTGCGGCACATATTGCCGCCATATCCTCCCATTATTGAACCATAGCGGATCTATAACAAGACCCGTCGTTCCTGGTTTTAGTCCCTGATATCCCACTGCAAAGAATGTAGACGTAGGTAAAGATCTGCCGTATGTCCAACCCATGCATAAAAGAAATCCAGGGCCTGCTGGAAGTGTCCATAGATAAACGTCCTCTACCTTACAATTGATTGAAACAATATTAATTGCTTCAGGATCATATCGTATCACGAAACAGAAACCATTTATTCCATTTAGTCCGTAAAATGAGAGAATACTATACTCATTCATATTGCCTGTCCACTTGGCAGAGAGCTTAATCGTTGGAACAACTCTAAGTGTTCCTTCTATCCCATAGACCGCCGGACCTGTGTAGAGGTATGATTTATATCCGCCATCAGAGAAATATATATCTCTAATACAAATATAGTTCATTCCTTCTACCAGTCCTTGGAAGTTCATGGTCAGCCTGAACTCGTTCGGAAGATTCCCGTTTTCCGCCCAACCGGTGAAGAAGTAGGCGTTATCTTCATTGGGGTGTTGGAAGTAGTTTATTGTGACTCCTTCTGATGAATACACGCTATTCAAGGCCAAGTTCGGGGGAAAGGTCATGTAGAATCTAAAAATAGTTGCTTTTAATCCTCCAATACCGGAGAAATTCATGTATTTGTCTACATTGTTACCAACCGCTACTTCGTAGTTGTGGTCGTTAATGTTTACATAAACTTCCGCCAGAGATGAGGTTGCAAGGGTTAAAACCATTAATCCAGCCAACGCGAACAAAGACATCTTTTTCATTGCATACTCCTTAATGTGTGAATGTGTGGGTTGTAGAAAGAATAGAGAACAGGGTAACTTTTGATTATTTTGACCGCTTAGTTTGTGTGTAACATTATCGCTTAAAAGAGCGCTTTGTACTTAAACTCGAAGTTTAGGCACAAATTAGCTATTTCAAGTGAACGAGGAATTTGAAAAGGGCAAGAATGAGCGGAATATCGAAAAATATGGAAGAAATTGAAAAGAGATAGTTTTGTTTATAGATTTTGCACTATATCATACTTATTACAATCTGTCAATATTTTGAGAC encodes the following:
- a CDS encoding FISUMP domain-containing protein, producing MKNIKIKKCLLILIMLAGAIILFPKDTKAAECSASTTCGNACSYGGVTYNTVLIGTQCWFKKNLNAGEMIGNFETPDDTAPTLNDPNTFSKWCYDNSLAYCTSEGGLYTWAEANALPDSCNLTSCSIPTLNQGICPNGWHIPTDEEFYILENYLKTPGQTCDAARLGWGCADAGTKLKLGGSSGFDAIGAGNHETNGEDSFFDKREPAIHFLSSSEQLLPHIVPSYMWNRGMGSGNDMIYRSNYQKAFGYSVRCLADTTNIEVDEDGDGVLNTDDQCPETVADDPSIRLGVNRWMWDGDSWETTASKGKKPSKNFNMDYTYGCSCDQILSRMTETHGEGLGGHYKYGCSRSILEDWHMAPRTFTSFNAFCQ
- a CDS encoding tetratricopeptide repeat protein, which produces MNPNENRGNGFLRKKRYEEALKYYQRAIGQAEKPSPNMFILASYCVEKIYEERSKKAEIAGRHSDVEDDASENEIIKMLKSGVSAYPKNAQLWNHLSLTIARIDDKLSLFESARNFLQYTGEINKNEVEKVLSKLLFFGDIEACQIAIEKSPKDFQMPYRQIDCGDNILAKVLATFGPLICPINVMQCLMLAWSPLTELWNSEEMSSHDTSEQYIHLLRREDIRKQILELPDFSCPHLDGVAVILKIMVYYFDGNYNLVKALIEESVNRQDLNQTIKNWIQDIRNEIANYSQGNEEQESEAIVKKELEEKRERSNQVLKEIIKGNYDNLSLENIFIFPFLPPYSKGNPQKIWNSVLSHLKEKNSDEAIRLLQRFIKKQDKKFEDLLRTEKEVLFALFYSRKRFKEAHFLAKEIVDVDGELSHKKEDHPLQEELVAMLTSESENQEEDSAQRADREEALRGFDGLRVYIDKYPGRTMDIVDEYTRDHRRASDEISNFVEYLFLRGAECLELEDVDEGIEIILGFLDIQRADLRHRIPKNQFDRAWRIITLIKRIGKVVELSHLKELFQKASDSDEYFGVLVADELIKKDWYEDEELRRAHQDFLMWIILEKLGLSYNSYLFSKTTSPSQRAPKKKNRKTKVIVEVVEETVTNTQSPTKGWSFFVLAHPNSNNEAIEPIPTAFNDYFKNSLTVGGEEILDKLIYLLMLEPYQRSLFPRLHVLYEGWRKLKRGPVRIFWRINNDRKELYFFVLNRKEAYKK
- a CDS encoding LAGLIDADG family homing endonuclease, which produces MIHPYYITGFTDGEGCFTIYVRKDKQQKKSKIFHYFYWKAAFAINLRGDDQSILKDIQKYFNGCGNFAVSNPKSLKLLHAYGQAQWQVTSIPDLVKAVIPHFEKYPLRTKKAREFILWKAAVLIMYEARKRTHQIPGHGERKFKKITYTPEETKQLEYIFSILKTRVTGKKQVPKWINPQYAGAKKIANGN